A segment of the Triticum urartu cultivar G1812 unplaced genomic scaffold, Tu2.1 TuUngrouped_contig_6031, whole genome shotgun sequence genome:
TGCCCGCACAGGTAAGACATGCCCATGGCCCTGGCCCTGGCCCATGACAGGCACAAAAATGTCACCCATACCCGTTGCTAGTGGGCATGCCCACATCACCAGCATCGTAACACTTTGCACGACAACTTAGCAACAACGGAACAACTGTAGTTTCCATTCCAATCAAGCAAAATTTGGAAAATCCCCGAGATTAATCGAGAATAGTCACATAGTCAATTTTTAAAAAGATAAACTGACATAGAAGTATAATTATATCGTGCACAACAAATATGGGAAGTGTTCCTGGGGCTAAATGGCCGTGCTAATTTAGGGCTCACTGGTCACCCTTGCCCATTTACCCAGGCATAAGATGACATCCACAAACACATGGTAAATGGGTAATTGGACCAGACTTCCATCCAACTCGTCTGCCCGAATGTCTGGAATAGTCTGCTGAAGTTGTCATGGCAGTTCACCGAAATGTCGTTCACTCCTTGGACTGATTGGTGCGGCGATTGTCCTCAGAAATACTGAGAACCTTATTGCCTGGTTGCCAAATGACACCTCGTTGTGGAAAAACTTAAATCACCTGATCGACACAGTCATCCCGATCATAAAGGTCAGGATCAGCGTTGTCACGTGTGGCGATGCCTTCCTCGTTTGGTGGTTCCCTTCTTTAAAAGGAACATGTAGGCCAAGTTTATATATTACGCTGAGACGTGGCAGTTGGTTGTCTTTGGGTACCAACCGCACAACTGTTGTCTTGGATGGAACACAATTGCCCTTTGGAACCATCACATCATGTGGATCAATACATTCTCGCGTTTAAGGCCAGTTTTAGGCAATGCTCTCGTGATTAGTTGGTGATCTCCTTCAAAGATTGGGCTTGTACCCAACCATAATGGTACAAAGTGGTTATGTAGACTTCTTAGGGCAAGTAACTTCTAGGATGCCCTGATGATTGATTGGTTCAATGATCGATGTCATACTTCTGTTATGATATTTGGTCAGTTGTGCAAGGTAGAACACTCAGTCAAGATATTTATAAATATTACATGGACTAGAACAAGACATTCCAATACGCATGACTTACACGAATTATGTTGTAGATGGATGCAATTTTTTCCCCATGTTCTCTCGAACACTCATGTTCTTCCACAAGTTGTGTCATACATTTCTAACATTATATCTTTCTATATGCTCTTCAACACCACCCTACTTCCCTAACAATAATTTATCAACCACAATTCATGTGTGTATCACCAATAACAATATTATCGTACAAATGATGTGGGAAACCCTCGGGTATAATGTTAACTCTGACCATGTCTAAAATGGCCCCATGAAGTTGTCATGACATCTTTGTCACTGTCACCCTGTTATTCATCCTCCTACTCGTGCTGTCGTTGTGTGTGCCCAACCAATCACCAACAATTTTGTCAGATGATAATTGGTGCCTTCGCCATGGTCTTTTGAAGCACGTGGCGGTAAAACTAATTTCCTTTATGAGTGTCCAAGTCGACTTGGAAACAGTTAATCCTCAGTCAACTGTTGGTAGCCCTTGGATCAAAGTTTTCCTTTTCTTCCAATTGCACGGATCGGACGTTCGACCGAACATTGTGAGTGTTCAGTCGCCTTAGGAATAGTAAAACCCTTTCGAAAAACGACGTTTGGATTCATACCGTGCGCCGTGGTTTGACCAGCTGAGTTCACACCGCCGGTCGTTGCCATTCTAAGGTCGTAAGCCACTGACGTGGACAGCTGAAATGTCAACTCCAAGACACTCTCAACTCGAACCAGAATTCAAAGCTTTGCATTTTTCAGTCACCCCTTTCATTATCAATCTGACGTGAATGCTGGATCTGGTCACCAATTTGTCAAGAAATTAACACTAATCCGTTGTTGCGTGTAAAGACCAAGCATCGATCCAGACTTTGCACTTTTTAACAGCATGTCAGCATTAGCAACAGAAGTACTGAACAAGGTACCATTGGTACATTGCCAGAGCACGTACGTACTGCAGAATATTTCGGCCTGATCGATCATGGATTGGCCCGCTCTCACCTGCTACACTGTGGTCCTGATCATTCTCTTCCTGCCATTGCGGGCGTCCGACGACCGGCTTGTCCCTGGTGAGCGGCTCTTCCCTGGCACCACCATCATCTCCGATGACGGTGCCTTCGCCTTGGGCTTCTTCAACCCCTCCAACTCCACTCCGGCCAGCCTGTACTTGGGCATATGGTACAACGGCATACCGGAGCTCACTGTTGTGTGGGTCGCCAACAGGGAGACGTCCGTCACCAACAGCACTTCGTCTGCGCCGACACTCTCCCTCACCAACACCTCCAACCTCGTTCTCTCTGATGGTAGCAGCGGCCGTGTCGTTTGGATGACTGATGTGGCCGATGCCTCAAGCTCCATTGCAGCAGCAGCAGTGCTTGAGAACACCGGCAACCTCATCGTCCGGTCACCGAATGGCACCATGCTGTGGCAGAGCTTCGACCACCTCACCGACACGTTCCTTCCTGAAATGAAGATACGGATCAGCTATGCCACGCGCGGCACCGGCATCCGCCTGGTGTCCTGGAAGGGGCCCGACGACCCATCATCGGGGCGCTTCTCCTACGGAGGCGACCCGGACACGCTCCTCCAGTTATTCCTCTGGGATGGGGCCCGCCCGCTGGCCCGTAGAGGGCCATGGACAGGGTACCTGGTGAAAGGCAAGCACCAATACCAGCAGGTTAACGGCAGCTTGTCCGTCATCATCTACATGGCCATCGTCGACAACGAGGAGGAGATCTACACCACTTACACAGTCTCTGCTGGCGCGCCACACACGAGGTATGTGGTGACCTACTCTGGAGATTACCAGCTCCAGAGCTGGAGTACCAATTCCTCATCATGGGTTATCCTCGCCAAGTGGCCATCCCTTGAGTGCAACCGGTATGGCTTCTGTGGTCCATATGGCTACTGTGACCAGACAGCAACGCCCATGCCGACATGCAAGTGCCTTGATGGCTTCGAGCCAGCAAGCACTGATGAGTGGGCAGCTGGTAGGTTCTCGGCAGGGTGCCGGCGAAAGGAggcattgcacggatgcggtgaCGGCTTCTTGGCCTTGATGGAGATGAAAGCGCCAGACAAGTTCATGTTTGCTGGAGGGAACATGAGCACAATGGAGGAGTGTGCGGCGCACTGCACCCGCAATTGCTCCTGTGTGGCGCACGCATTCGCCAACCTGGACAGTGGCAGGTCTGGAGGAAACGTGACAAGGTGCTTGGTGTGGGCGGGGGAGTTGATTGACACTGGGAAGTTCGGCGAAGGACTTGGCAGCACCACATTATATCTCCGGCTTGCAGGCTTAGATGCAGCATCTGGTGCCAAATTTTCTCCCTATTTCTTGTTATTTTGTCTATACCAACACACTTTCATGATTAGATCATTCACTTGCCTTTTTATGGTATTTGTGCATTGCACAGGTAAGAAGACAAAGAGCACTGCAGCTATCATTGTACTGGCAGTTTTAGGAACGGCTGTTGTGGCAGTCCTATGCATTTTTGTGGCATGGCTAAAATTCAAAGGTACGTATACAGTTTTTCCTCATGTGAAAGTTCATTCGGCCCTGAACTATAAGTTTGTATACTATTGTATTGTAATATCGGACAAAAATCTTATAAATCACTGAACAATACCAAATAATCCATTAGGTGGTTTCGAGTGTGACTTAGCCAGTGTGTCAATCGTATAACCACAATGGGCAATCTAGAACAATAGCTCGTCATGGTAATATGAACTCAAGGATACTTGTGTTCAAAACTTCAAATGTTTGCTTGGGGAGAGGATGGCATAAACTAGAGAGGAGGTGTCTAGGGAGAAAATGTTGTTCTTGTAGCACGTCAACCTCAATTTAGACATTAGGCGGGCATCATTTTGTCAGGTATACCATCTTCCACGCTGACATAAGCGCCTATCAAGTTATTTGATTTGGTTTCTAGTCCACAAGAGAATGTTCTACTGGTGAAATATAACATTTCCTTTTTATGTCAATCATACACTCACGAGACGAGAAATAATTATAACATTCTGCAAGCAGGCAAGAACACAAAGTGGAGAAAACACAAGACGCGTACATTTGATGGTATAAGTACCTCTTATGAACCAGGGGAAGGAAACTCTCCACATGATCATGAATTTCCATTTGTAAGTTTCGAGGAAATTTCTCTAGCAACAAA
Coding sequences within it:
- the LOC125530048 gene encoding putative G-type lectin S-receptor-like serine/threonine-protein kinase At1g61610, which translates into the protein MDWPALTCYTVVLIILFLPLRASDDRLVPGERLFPGTTIISDDGAFALGFFNPSNSTPASLYLGIWYNGIPELTVVWVANRETSVTNSTSSAPTLSLTNTSNLVLSDGSSGRVVWMTDVADASSSIAAAAVLENTGNLIVRSPNGTMLWQSFDHLTDTFLPEMKIRISYATRGTGIRLVSWKGPDDPSSGRFSYGGDPDTLLQLFLWDGARPLARRGPWTGYLVKGKHQYQQVNGSLSVIIYMAIVDNEEEIYTTYTVSAGAPHTRYVVTYSGDYQLQSWSTNSSSWVILAKWPSLECNRYGFCGPYGYCDQTATPMPTCKCLDGFEPASTDEWAAGRFSAGCRRKEALHGCGDGFLALMEMKAPDKFMFAGGNMSTMEECAAHCTRNCSCVAHAFANLDSGRSGGNVTRCLVWAGELIDTGKFGEGLGSTTLYLRLAGLDAASGKKTKSTAAIIVLAVLGTAVVAVLCIFVAWLKFKGKNTKWRKHKTRTFDGISTSYEPGEGNSPHDHEFPFVSFEEISLATNNFSETCMIGQGGFGKVYKVLLGGQEVAVKRLSSDSQQGTKEFKNEVILIAKLQHRNLVRLLGCCGEGDEKLLIYEYLPNKSLDATLFDDSRRMMLDWTSRFNIIKGVAKGLLYLHQDSRLTIIHRDLKAGNVLLDAEMKPKIADFGMARIFGNNQQDASTQRVVGTYGYMAPEYAMEGVFSTKSDVYSFGVLVLEVVTGIKRSSNSHIMGFPSLIVYSWNMWREGKTEDLVDTYIMDTCSLDEVLICIHVALMCVQDNPDDRPLMSSVVFVLENGSSTLPPPTCPAYFTRRSAEMEQIRDDILNSRTSFTLTEIEGR